One Kosmotoga arenicorallina S304 genomic window carries:
- a CDS encoding helix-turn-helix transcriptional regulator yields MKNKLKEFRAMNGLTQEMLASKANVSRQTIIAIEKGKFNPSVKLALKLAKIFDCRLEELFVLEEGDWHDR; encoded by the coding sequence ATGAAAAACAAGCTAAAAGAATTCAGGGCAATGAATGGATTGACTCAAGAAATGCTTGCTTCAAAGGCCAATGTAAGCAGGCAAACAATCATAGCCATCGAAAAAGGAAAATTCAACCCATCAGTAAAGCTTGCCTTAAAACTCGCAAAAATCTTTGACTGCAGATTGGAAGAGCTGTTTGTGCTGGAAGAAGGTGATTGGCATGACAGGTAG